From the genome of Glycine soja cultivar W05 chromosome 14, ASM419377v2, whole genome shotgun sequence:
TCAACTTCCCCCGCACTCGAACCTGCCTGGGGTATTTATCTTTAGGGTAATAAagattggcataaaactccttGACCAGGGTCACATCAATGTGACCGTCGAGCTACCTGGTCAAGGCTTTATGCCAGCTCTTCCTCTCGAGCTCCTGATGGAACTTGTCGTACTCTGTGACGTATAAAATGACATTCCTCTCTGGAAGGATGTTCTGAGAGTGAACGTTTTGTGCATATCTCTCCCAGGTGCCCTCAGATATGAATCTAGTGGTGTCATAGGCCTCCCTGGGTCTGGAGACGGTATCTTTTCTCTTTCTAGAGGTCATCtgcataaaaaaagaatcataagaattGAATTAGACAGGTTTTATTTCAAACCaaagatagaaaaataaaacaagaaaacagaCTGGGTGCTTAGTGAgactgactcgcttagcgcgccttatgaAAATAACAGCACATGCTTAGCGGGCAGGGTACGCTTAGTGCGACAACATGAAAACAAAGACATTGTCTAAGCGAGACATAATTACTTAGCTAACACAACACAATGGCTAAGAGAGCATAGCTCGCTAACCCTTATTCTCTGACAGAGAGCTAATTGTGCTTAGCGAGattgactcgcttagcgcgacacaCTACACAGGCTTAGCGCTAGTAGGTGCTTAGCCCAACTTGACCACTGAAATATAATTGGCTTAGTGAGAaagctcgctaagcccaattccaaaatagagaagaaattgcgcttagcgagactgactCGCTTAACGCATGAACAAAAATTCAGAAAACTAAATTGCCATAGGCTTAGCGAGACTGGCTCACTTAGCCCAGGTTTATTCAAGCTACAAAGGCATGGTGGCTTAGCAAGACTGACTTGCTTAGCCACCAACAGAAGACCAACAACCTCTTAGACTCTGACCCAAACAAACTAACTCGCTAAGCGTGGTATGTCGACTTAGCAGTTTCATATGAATTCAGAAATAAAAATTGGGAATTTAAACGCTCGCTAAGCCGAAGTGcagtggcttagcgagttcatataGAAAagcataaatttaaacaaaaacaatgaaCACGCTTAACGAGATAGggctggcttagcgagttcatcagaAAACCCAAAAATTCATCAcaaattgatgaactcgcttagcgagcaggcGTGCTTAGCGAGTACATcgaaaattccaaaaaaattgGGGCTTTGTAGCACCCAACTACAGGCCCCTATTAGGCCTCAAAAACCTAAGCATATTACACCAAAACAACCTACATTGTATGCAAAATGAAAGCCCTAATAATATGCTATCTAATAGCTAACCaaacaatagcaacatcaacacaaaataaaaacttttagaTAGAAACAAATAGtcttctatcctaaggttcaaactgaaattaaaaactaaagtaaGAGATACTTACTTGGATTGCTGAGAAGAATGAGTAGAGGTGAGGCAAACAAGCAGAGGTTGGCAAGAGAATGCAGTGCAGATGAATGAAGAAGTGCCAATGATGAAGGGTTATGAATTATGCACAAAAAGAAACTGCCTAAGGCAGTTAAGTCTTATTGTTGGCAGTTTCGACTGCCTCGTTTAGCGCGAgtgactcgctaagcgagcactcAATGAcgtttgaattttcaaattttaaattcacgCACTTAGCGGGACAGGCTCGCtcagcccaattcaaaattagaAAACCCGAGAAGGATTTGGGCTTAGCAGGTATGACCCGCTGGGCCCAATTAACATGTAGGTCTAGGCAGAGAGGGAATTGTGCTTAGCGCAtggatgcgcttagcgagactatgttgtgcgcttagcgagatgactcgcttagcccaattccaatAAATGCAATTCCAGAGAGGTTTTTGGGCTTAACGCATAGGTCTCGCTTAGCGAGGCCCCTTCAGCCAATGGGTAAGGgttgttgcgcttagcgcgagtggTGGCTCACTCAGCGCATGCATGATGATTTACTTGGCGCACAAGGCGCACTGAGCAAGTGGATGActgaaaaattttctaagttctttTTCATCCACAACTTCAAAGAAGCTTTAACAACCCCATATTATCATACAAAACATGACGATGACTTACTGTAGCAATCACAAACAAGTTGAAACCTAGCTATATGCAatgattaatgaaaataaagaaaaagaactgggttgcctcccaggaagcgcttctttaacgtcactagcttaATGTGTGTTCCTCATGGATCTAGAGCAAGCTTGGCTCTGGCCATCAGAACCATCTCATTCTTAATTTCCTCTATCTTAGAACAGATGTTATGGTCAAGTAAGTGTTTTTATGCGTCAAACCAATCGAATTTGATCTTCTAATCATCTATACACATTTCCATTTTACCTTTCCCCATATCCACCACACAATTGGCGGTTAACATGAAGGGATGACCCAAAATCAGAGGGATCACAACATCCTCTTCAATGTCCATGACAACAAAATCCGCAGGGAAGGTAAAGTGATGCACCttgaccaaaacatcttcaatcacgCCATAAGGCCTTGTGATAGAACGATCTGCCAGCTACAATGTCATTCTTGTTGGCATAATCTCCAACACTCTAATCCTCCTACACATGGAGAGAGGCATCAAATTTATGTTGGCCCCCAAGTCAATGAGGGCTTTTCCAATTGACACTGCACCAATAGAGCAAGGGATTGTGACACTCCCtggatccttgtatttaggtgGAAGGATTCTTTGAATCATAGCACTGcagtttccttccaccacaataTTATCAATATGGATATATTTTCTCTTCTTGGTTAGCATATTCTTCAGAAACtttgagtagagtggcatctgttgCAAGGCTTCTCCAAAAGGGATAGTTATCTCCAATTTCTTAAAGATATCAAGAAAATGAGCAAAGTTTCATTCCTTGTTTTTCTTGGATGGTACCAAAGGATATGACACTTCCTTCCCTGAGCATGGAATagcctctttctttctttctctagcTAGCTCACTCTTTgtcttcttttcttcctctttttctttcttttttttttcattttttcttctttttctttttatttttcatctttctcttctcttatttctttctcaccatcattttttttctctctcaattgatattatttttcctctttttcttcttcagctACTAGCTCTTGCTCATCAACATTCCTCCCTTCACCTTCAATCATGATTGCCTTCTTGCCTCTAGTCATGACAGCTTTGCATTCTTCCTTAGGATTCTTTTCAATATTAGCTCCGAAACTTCCAGAAGAATTCTCATCTATTTGCTTGGCTAGTTGTCCTACTTGAATCTCCAAGTTCTTTATGATAGACTTTGTGCTCTTGTGATTAGACATAGTACCCTGCATGAACTGAGCCAAAGTCTCTTCTAGCTTGGTTGTTCATTCATAAAGGCTAGGCCCTTGGTTTTGAGGCCTGTTGGATGATCCACCTTGGTCTTTATTGTACTGGTTTCCAGGTTGAGATCTCCACTACCCTTGATTCTGATTAAAATTGGAACCTTGATGAAAACCTGTGAATCCACATGCATTAAAACCTAGTCTATTttgatttcccatgtaattTCGTTCTTGTGCAGCCTCCTCAAGAGGTATACAACAACCAGAATCATGAGCTGCTCCACATATGCTATAACCTCCAAGCGGCAAAACAACTGAATGTGAAGGTTGAGTCACTTGTaattgagttggcaacttattAAATGTTTCTGTCAGTGTCTCAAGCTACTTAGCtagcaacttgttctgtgccaacaatgcatcttgtGAGGAAAGCTCTAGTATACTTCTCTTTGTAGGAATATGAGTCCGATCACACAAAATAGCATGATCACTTGCAACCATGTTCTCAATGAGCTCCATAGCTTCTTTaggggtcttcaatttgattttccctCCAGCAGAAGCATCCAATAACTACTTGGATTGTGGTCTCAAACCATCTATAAAGATATTTAgctgaattggctcagagaatcCATTAGTGGGTGTTTTCCACAGCAAGCTACAGAATCTTTCAAGTgcttcactcaaagattcatcaggaaatTGATGGAATGAGGAGATGGATGCCTTGCCTTCATCTGTCTTAGACTCaggaaaatatttcttcaagaatttcTCTACCACTTCATCCCAAGTCCTCAAACTATTTCCTTTAAATCAATACAAccacctcttagcttctccagGCAAGGAGAATGAAAACAAACTCAGCCTTATTGCATCCTCAGGCACACTGGCAATTTTCACTGTGTTACATATCTCAATATATGTAGCCAAGTGTGCATAAGGGTCTTCATTAGGCAAACCATGAAACAAGTTTCCTTGAATCAGCTGTATCAAGGAATGAGGATATGTGATGTTATGGGCTTGAACTTTTGACCGCGCAATGCTTGTgaagaatttatttttctcttggaTTGGTTAACAACTGCTCTTGCTAGTGTTTTGTATGCAAGGTAAATCTTCTGCAGGTGATTTAGTTCCATTGGATTTGGAAATTGAAGCCACTTGTAGGAGGAACAAcgcagagagaagaagaaaaatactgcAGGACAGGACAACACCACCAATTCTTAAGGAACCCCGATCATCTGAGTCGTCTTCTATCTTTCCAAAGACAAGGGAATCTGAAACAGGGGCACCTGAGGCTAACATAATGGCTGAAGATCAACCTAGGAGAGTTACCCTTGAAAACTACTTTGGTTCTACTGTGCCGCAATTCTTCACTAGTATAGCATGGCCAGAGGTTCAAGCACATAATATTACTTATCCTCATTCTTTAATATAGCTAATACAGGGAAATCTATTTCATGGCCTGTCGAATGAAGACCCGTATGCACACCTGACCATTTACATTGAAATTTGCAATACAGTCAAGATTGCAGGTGTGCCAGAGGATGTTGTGCGGCTGAGTTTGTTCTCATTCTCACTGTCTGGAGAAGTGAAAAGATGGCTACATTAATTTAAAGGTAACAGTCTtaagacttgggatgaagtggttgaaatttttttgaagaaatatttccctgAGTCCAAGATAGCAGAAGGAAAGGCAACCATCTCTTCCTTCCACCAGTTTCTGGATGAGTCTTTAAGTGAAGCATTAGAAAGATTTCGAAGCTTGTTGCAGAAAACAATGACTCACGGATTTTCAGAACCAATCCAAGCAGTTGTTAGATGCTTCTGCTGGGGgcaaaatcaaattgaagacccTGGAAGAGGCCAtggaaataattgaaaatatggctgcaagtGATCATGCCATACTGCATGATCGAACTCACATTCCCACAAAACGAAGTCTACTGGAGCTTTCCTCTAAGGATGCACTtttggcacaaaacaagttgttgCCCAAGCAGCTTGAAACATTAACATAAACATTGAGTAAGTTGCCTAATCAATTTTATGTTAATCAACCTTCACATTCAGTTGTTTTGCAAGTTGAAGGTTGCAGCATATGCAGAGGAGCTCACGAGTCTGGACGTTGTATTCCCTTAGATGACATAGCACAAGAGGTGAATTACATGGGGGGAACCAAAATAGGTCAGGATTCAATGCATGTGGATATTCATCTTTTCAACAAGGTTCAAATTATAACCAGCAACAAGGGCAGTGGAGGTCCCATCCGGGGAATCAATTCAACAAGGATCAGGGTGGACCATCTAATAGGCCTTAGCAATAAGGGCATAGCCTCTATGACAGAACaactaagctggaggagacaCTGGCTCAATTTATGCAAGTCACAATGTCAAACCACAAGAGCACAGAGTCTGCCATCAAAAACCTTGAAATCCAAGTGGGACAGTTGGCAAAACAGTTAGCAGAAAATTCTTCTAGCACTTTTGGAGCAAACACTGAGAAGAATCCAAAAGAAGAATGCAAAGGCATTATGACCAGAGGTAGAAAGGCAACCATGATTAAGGATGAGGGAAGAAGATTGATGACTAAGAGCTAgtgattgaagaagaaaaaaaaagatgaagaagactagttgaagaagaaatcaataaatgagaatgagaaagaaataaatggagaaggaaaagaaaaagaaaaagaaaaaaatgacaaaaaagagtgaaaaagaAGGAGTCAAGAAGACAAAGAGTGAGCTTGCACGTGAAAAAAAGGAGGTTATTCCATGTACAGGGAAAGAGGTGCCATATCCTTTGGTACCAtcaaagaaagacaaggagcaaCAATTAGCTCAGTTCCTTGacatcttcaagaaattggagataaCAATTCCCTTCGGAGAAGCCttgcagcagatgccactctattCAAAAATTTTGAAAGATCTATTAACCAAGAAGAGCAAGTACATTCACAGTGATAATATTGTTGTGGAGGGAAATTGCAGTGCAGTGATTTAAAGAATCCTTCCACCGAAGCACAAGGATCCTGGGAGTGTCACAATTCCCTGCTTTTTTGGTCCTGTGTCTGTTGGAAAAGCTCTCATTGATTTGGGGGCCAGTATAAACTTGacgccactctccatgtgcaagAGACTTGGAGAGTTGGAGATTATGCCAACAAAGATGACACTACAACTAGCAGATCATTCTATTACCAAACCATATGGtgtaattgaagatgttttggttagAGTGAAGCATTTTACTTTCCCCGTTGATTTTGTAGTGATGGATATTGAAGAGGACACTGAAGTCCCCTTGATCTTGGGACCTCCCTTCATGTTAACTGCCAGTTGCGTGGTGGATATGGGAAAGAAAAAGTTGGAAATGGGCATAGCTGATTAGAATATCAactttgatttgtttgatgaAGAAAAGCATTTGCTCGACCAGAATGTCTGTTCAAAGGTAGATGAAGGATGGAAGGAGATGGTTCTGAAGGTTGGAACCAAATTTGATCTAGACCCATGAAGTaagatgcgtcaagctaatgatgttaaacgagcacttactgggaggcaacctagccctttttaatttcatgttcATTACATCTAGCTAGGATTAACTTATTTGTGATTGTATGAGTAAATGATCGGCATGTTTTGCATTTTGATATGGGGTTGAAGCTTTTCTAAAGCTGTGGAtggaaaaataacttagaaaatttttcagTCATCCACTCGCTCAACGCGCCCTATGCGCTAAGCAAATCATTATGCACGT
Proteins encoded in this window:
- the LOC114383879 gene encoding uncharacterized protein LOC114383879, coding for MTKKSEKEGVKKTKSELAREKKEVIPCTGKEVPYPLVPSKKDKEQQLAQFLDIFKKLEITIPFGEALQQMPLYSKILKDLLTKKSKYIHSDNIVVEGNCTLIDLGASINLTPLSMCKRLGELEIMPTKMTLQLADHSITKPYGVIEDVLVRVKHFTFPVDFVVMDIEEDTEVPLILGPPFMLTASCVVDMGKKKLEMGIAD